One Bos indicus x Bos taurus breed Angus x Brahman F1 hybrid chromosome 6, Bos_hybrid_MaternalHap_v2.0, whole genome shotgun sequence genomic window carries:
- the TRAM1L1 gene encoding translocating chain-associated membrane protein 1-like 1 — MLSLARPNAVIDFFLGGRDDLGPAPGWGVKPPEPPQPLLRRREEQPQGGSCRSSVSSRTATMTFRKKGSKNPPLLSLEFILQNHADFVACVGMFFVLGLMFEGTAEVSIVFITLQHGVTFPAAEAEAEAEAERATAPKFLYHYGAKDLATVFFYTLVAIIIHATIQEYVLDRINRRMQFPKQRQGKFYESGQFSVFFLVSCIWGTFILVSENCLSDLAVLWKAHTHNMMTFQMKFFYISQLAYWFHAFPELLFQRSRPQELSQQAVYVGLHLFHIAGAYLLYLNHLGLLLLMMHYFVEFLSHSCDLFYFSDEKFQKEFSLWAIVFILGRLVTLIVSLITAGFQLAGGHNVISDDSAEDVNVLAAKIAVLSSSCSIQAYVTWNLFNVQLQRWMEEDAPLQAPSVKKKRIKGRFCRKGTENGVATSNRLLDSPQMRKEKSS; from the coding sequence ATGCTCAGTCTTGCTCGGCCCAATGctgtgattgatttttttctgggCGGCCGTGACGACCTGGGACCGGCTCCGGGATGGGGAGTGAAGCCCCCGGAGCCGCCGCAGCCACTGCTGCGGCGCCGTGAGGAGCAGCCACAGGGAGGCAGCTGCCGCTCGTCGGTGAGTAGTCGAACCGCCACCATGACGTTTCGTAAGAAGGGCTCCAAGAACCCCCCACTCCTGAGCCTGGAATTCATCCTGCAGAATCATGCGGACTTTGTCGCCTGTGTGGGGATGTTCTTCGTGCTGGGGCTCATGTTCGAGGGGACAGCAGAAGTGTCGATCGTTTTTATTACTCTCCAGCACGGGGTTACCTTCCCTgcagcagaagcagaagcagaagcagaagcagaacgAGCCACAGCACCCAAGTTCCTTTATCATTATGGTGCCAAAGACTTGGCCACGGTGTTCTTCTATACGCTGGTGGCAATCATCATTCACGCCACCATTCAGGAGTACGTGTTGGATAGAATTAACAGGCGAATGCAGTTCCCCAAACAGAGGCAAGGCAAATTTTATGAATCTGGTCAGTTTAGCGTATtcttccttgtctcctgtatCTGGGGCACATTCATTCTAGTTTCTGAAAACTGCCTGTCAGACCTGGCTGTCTTATGGAAGGCTCATACCCATAACATGATGACATTTCAGATGAAGTTTTTCTACATCTCCCAGTTGGCTTACTGGTTTCACGCCTTTCCCGAACTACTATTCCAGAGAAGCAGACCTCAAGAACTCTCCCAGCAAGCTGTATATGTTGGTCTTCACCTCTTTCACATTGCGGGAGCTTATCTCTTGTACTTGAATCACCTGGGACTTCTTCTTTTGATGATGCATTATTTTGTGGAATTCCTTTCCCACTCTTGCGACCTGTTTTATTTTAGCGACGAGAAGTTCCAGAAGGAGTTTTCTCTATGGGCCATTGTGTTTATTTTGGGTCGACTTGTGACTTTAATTGTTTCTTTGATAACTGCTGGTTTTCAGCTGGCTGGAGGGCATAATGTGATTTCGGATGACTCTGCTGAAGACGTGAACGTGTTGGCAGCTAAAATCGCTGTTCTGTCATCCAGTTGCTCTATCCAAGCATACGTAACATGGAATTTATTTAATGTTCAGCTTCAGAGGTGGATGGAAGAAGATGCGCCTCTTCAGGCCCCAAGTGTGAAGAAGAAACGGATTAAGGGCAGATTTTGTAGAAAAGGAACGGAAAACGGTGTGGCAACTTCAAATAGACTACTAGATTCTCCCCAGATGAGGAAAGAAAAGTCTTCATAA